Proteins encoded by one window of Cyprinus carpio isolate SPL01 chromosome B6, ASM1834038v1, whole genome shotgun sequence:
- the ghrl gene encoding ghrelin/obestatin prepropeptide: MPLHCRASHMFLLLCALSLCVESVRGGTSFLSPAQKPQGRRPPRVGRRDVAEPEIPVIKENDQFMMSAPFELSVSLSEAEYEKYGPVLQNVLGNLLSDPPLEF; encoded by the exons ATGCCTCTGCATTGTCGTGCCAGCCACATGTTTCTGCTCTTATGTGCTCTCTCCTTGTGTGTTGAGTCTGTAAGAGGCGGCACCAGCTTCCTCAGTCCTGCTCAGAAACCacag GGTCGAAGGCCACCACGGGTGGGCAGAAGAGATGTCGCTGAGCCAGAGATCCCAGTGATTAAAGAGAATGACCAGTTCATG ATGAGTGCTCCGTTCgaactgtctgtctctctgagtGAAGCAGAGTATGAGAAATATGGTCCTGTTCTGCAGAACGTTCTGGGCAATCTTCTTAGCGATCCCCCACTTG AATTCTGA
- the tatdn2 gene encoding putative deoxyribonuclease TATDN2, whose amino-acid sequence MNRKREKVMFTWLNKAKASPRKLMKNSVGVAQPTCWDGDDQDGGIREVGSPGLNTSTGSAGLGDMENMCLSTPRSTPKARIKLTGRHRALLKKTSPGEDTVSGQQASVGPSPPSAGKKCMSPEEGQKVILLKALNDAMGNANKTSIGGHKSLSVKKTPDKLIKAVEEESTSELDCCSFSEKIEQLIATTDDKPPPLEFIDTEDDGTEIKLDTRSVILKRPESPDWSDVEDSEQVEVFSQDESFETKRRQTAELKKECEFVDYSDTLPALECHPYSLSPALKPSTFPQAEVDNSFPTVPARGVALLSEHSPQNKASDFTPPKNYTPCRTVRGSLKIQASVISSSPLVDAFPGLRTFASTPYTPGYWDYSHLTTRRTSESNIYASSRMLLTGDGATRRISLGSEPLWLSDLNYSQADSAGFIDTHCHLDMLYGKLGFQGSFQKFRRVYASTFPREFRGCIADFCNPRITEREAIWEGLLGEEKVWGAFGCHPHFAKEYNHAYEQSIMGALRHPKAIAFGEIGLDYSYKNSTDSWKQKEVFERQLQLAVALGKPLVIHCRDADDELLKIMKKCVPWDYKIHRHCFTNSYSVIEPFLSEFSNLCVGFTGLVTYHHAVEARDAVRKIPLDRILLETDAPYFLPRQVPKSTCRFAHPGMGIHTLHEISLLKEESLTTVLQTVRQNTRHIYGL is encoded by the exons ATGAACCGCAAAAGGGAAAAGGTTATGTTTACATGGCTGAATAAGGCCAAGGCCTCCCCCAGAAAGCTCATGAAGAACAGCGTGGGTGTGGCACAGCCAACATGCTGGGATGGAGATGATCAGGATGGTGGTATAAGAGAGGTTGGCtctcctggcctgaacacatctactGGGTCAGCTGGACTGGGCGACATGGAGAACATGTGTCTCAGCACCCCACGCAGTACACCCAAAGCACGCATAAAACTGACTGGACGCCACAGAGCACTGTTGAAAAAAACCAGTCCTGGTgag GACACTGTTTCAGGTCAACAGGCCTCTGTTGGACCTTCACCTCCTTCTGCTGGAAAGAAATGCATGAGTCCAGAAGAAGGGCAGAAAGTCATTCTCCTCAAAGCGCTGAATGATGCGATGGGGAATGCAAACAAAACTTCAATTGGTGGGCATAAAAGTCTATCTGTAAAGAAAACCCCAGACAAGCTTATAAAGGCAGTTGAGGAGGAAAGCACATCTGAGCTTGACTGCTGCTCATTCAGTGAGAAGATTGAACAACTGATCGCGACTACAGATGACAAGCCTCCCCCGCTGGAGTTCATAGACACAGAAGATGATGGGACAGAAATAAAGCTGGACACCAGG AGTGTGATCCTAAAGCGTCCAGAGTCGCCGGATTGGTCAGATGTTGAGGACTCGGAGCAGGTTGAAGTTTTCTCACAGGATGAGTCTTTCGAAACAAAGAGGCGACAAACAGCTGAGCTTAAAAAGGAATGTGAGTTTGTGGACTATAGTGACACACTTCCAGCTTTGGAATGCCATCCTTACTCTTTATCTCCAGCTTTAAAGCCTTCAACATTCCCTCAAGCAGAAGTGGATAACAGTTTCCCAACCGTCCCAGCCAGGGGTGTGGCGCTTTTGTCAGAGCATTCACCTCAGAATAAAGCCTCTGACTTCACTCCACCCAAGAACTACACGCCTTGTAGGACAGTCAGAGGGTCCCTCAAAATACAAGCGTCTGTCATCAGCTCTTCTCCACTGGTCGATGCTTTCCCCGGGCTCAGAACCTTTGCCTCCACCCCATATACACCTGGTTACTGGGATTACTCGCACCTTACTACACGCAGGACTTCAGAATCAAATATTTATGCATCCTCACGGATGCTCCTCACTGGGGACGGTGCCACTCGCAGGATCTCTCTTGGCTCGGAGCCCCTCTGGCTGTCAGATTTGAACTACTCACAAGCAGATTCTGCAGGATTCATTGACACACACTGTCATCTTGACATGCTCTATGGGAAGTTGGGTTTCCAAGGAAGTTTCCAAAAGTTTCGGAGAGTGTATGCGAGTACTTTCCCAAGGGAGTTTAGGGGCTGCATTGCGGACTTCTGCAACCCACGAATCACAGAGAGAGAGGCTATCTGGGAAGGGCTACTAGGAGAGGAGAAAGTGTGGGGAGCCTTTGGTTGCCACCCGCATTTTGCCAAGGAGTATAACCACGCTTATGAGCAAAGCATCATGGGAGCTTTGCGTCACCCTAAGGCCATTGCATTCGGAGAGATCGGTTTGGATTACTCGTATAAGAATTCCACCGACTCATGGAAGCAGAAAGAG GTGTTTGAACGGCAGCTGCAGTTGGCCGTCGCACTCGGGAAGCCTCTTGTCATACATTGCCGTGATGCTGATGATGAACTGCTGAAAATTATGAAGAAGTGTGTCCCCTGGGATTACAAAATACACAG ACACTGTTTCACCAACAGCTATTCTGTGATTGAGCCATTCCTAAGTGAATTCTCAAACCTGTGTGTGGGTTTCACTGGACTGGTGACGTACCATCACGCTGTGGAGGCTCGAGACGCTGTGAGGAAAATCCCACTCGACAGAATCTTATTAGAGACAGATGCACCATATTTCCTACCCAGACAG GTGCCTAAGTCCACATGCAGGTTTGCTCATCCTGGTATGGGCATACACACTCTTCATGAGATTAGTCTGCTGAAGGAAGAGAGCCTAACCACAGTACTGCAAACAGTCCGGCAGAACACCAGACATATATACGGCCTGTGA
- the si:dkey-28n18.9 gene encoding sorting nexin-5, with protein sequence MEVSSAEAALSVSASSIRITDVTQDGDVLTFAIASQKLNSSAGVCVFRIYEDFDWLQQSLFSQENLPGLQGIIFPPLPSKALPSQSNTQTKALKQLGFLALGQDWQSYCKALEFYLQQVAAHPTLCKCKALDSFLINSESPGKQRGRKGIFNRLSQAVEEMRKESHKDVDNFFQNERNKNTNLAALSKVATEKLLDVVMTEQKLALACGHFATSLHLCVNQDDAAAVAFSKVCLKLSDVIEAVNRNFEKVASNDLSTLGLGLDLESRYQEAEKVWECVLMIACKLIELETVKKGTEKAKASKREVMEAFQKAVEKEFNLISSVAKQEIERFHSSRVNVLKNFLIGWCELQLNTAKEFAELYSQHLEACRNMYSE encoded by the exons ATG GAAGTTTCAAGTGCAGAAGCAGCACTAAGTGTAAGTGCAAGCAGCATCAGAATCACTGATGTGACTCAGGATGGAGATGTTTTGACATTTGCTATCGCGTCCCAGAAA TTGAACAGTAGTGCTGGGGTGTGTGTTTTTCGAATATATGAGGACTTTGACTGGCTTCAACAGAGTCTATTCTCACAAGAAAATCTTCCCGGACTTCAGGGAATTATA TTTCCACCTTTGCCCTCCAAAGCACTTCCATCACAATCAAACACCCAAACCAAAGCACTCAAACAACTtg GGTTCCTGGCTCTAGGACAGGATTGGCAGAGTTATTGTAAGGCTCTGGAGTTTTAtctccagcaggtggcagcacaCCCAACTCTCTGCAAGTGCAAAGCACTGGACAGCTTTCTTATTAACTCTGAG TCTCCTGGAAAACAGCGAGGCAGGAAAGGAATCTTTAATCGCCTCAGCCAGGCTGTGGAGGAGATGAGGAAGGAAAGCCATAAG GACGTGGACAACTTCTTTCAGAAtgagagaaacaaaaacactaaTCTTGCCGCTTTGTCAAAGGTTGCCACAGAG AAATTACTCGATGTTGTGATGACAGAGCAAA AGCTTGCTTTGGCCTGTGGACATTTCGCCACATCTCTTCATCTTTGTGTGAATCAGGATGATGCAGCTGCTGTAGCTTTCTCCAA GGTTTGTTTGAAGCTATCAGATGTTATTGAGGCAGTAAAT CGAAACTTTGAGAAAGTTGCCAGTAACGATCTGTCCACTCTTGGTTTGGGTCTGGACCTGGAGTCTCGCTACCAGGAGGCAGAGAAAGTAT GGGAATGTGTCTTAATGATAGCCTGTAAACTGATAGAACTGGAAACAGTTAAGAAGGGTACAGAAAAAGCCAAGGCCAGTAAGAGAGAAGTG ATGGAAGCATTTCAAAAAGCGGTTGAGAAAGAGTTCAACCTCATCTCATCTGTGGCTAAACAAGAG ATTGAGCGTTTCCATAGCTCCCGTGTGAATGTGCTGAAGAACTTCCTGATTGGCTGGTGTGAACTACAGCTCAACACAGCGAAGGAGTTTGCTGAACTCTACTCTCAGCATCTGGAAGCTTGCAGAAACATGTACTCagaatga
- the ccdc174 gene encoding coiled-coil domain-containing protein 174 gives MDKKKKPYNVTASSLVDLKAELYRKQEQFKHDRLGQDAGAAQKAKTKIKKPNIWSKQNEGVSARAQRDVQQTAEEENTLDKSRQKLEEKARLYEQMTKGDFPDEETESLFLVDFTQKIINQRNEPQTRTADVAGDRDGEDSDVNIPVPPPQNANEEWVDYVDALGRSRRCLKKDLPDFQKMDQELQNKRVTGADRTLLSDDMRREMQREQWEREEEEQMKKPVGPIHYENIREQEARDLGVGYFAFAQDEDQRRKQRETLDMLRDQTTDQRHKREQLKEKRKALLEARLAKVRMRRMKKSKLEPGDEEEAAVDDVENDEDDDEGLVGPPAPPTMRKVEVEIQERKDTKPGVPHVREWDRGKEFSWGQWTSHRREERDSEFAPPSAYYADDTRSNHNRATDKGQRKGKLAFNWSESQKSTGGDTENISTSSQASDIPTYAQPSQPQTAQTQSLDDLLSFYKHST, from the exons ATGGATAAAAAGAAGAAACCATACAATGTTACAGCGTCATCG ctggTTGATTTGAAAGCGGAATTATATCGGAAACAGGAACAATTTAAGCACGACCGACTTGGCCAAGATGCAGGAGCCGCACAGAAGGCTAAGACAAAGATCAAA AAGCCCAATATCTGGAGCAAACAGAATGAAGGAGTCAGTGCGCGAGCTCAGAGGGACGTTCAGCAAACTGCAGAGGAAGAAAACACACTAGATAAGTCCAG gcAAAAATTGGAGGAAAAGGCGCGTCTTTATGAACAGATGACAAAAGGAGATTTCCCAG ATGAGGAGACTGAAAGTCTTTTCCTGGTGGACTTCACCCAAAAGATCATCAACCAGAGGAATGAACCACAGACACGCACTGCAGATGTAGCAGGGGACCGAGATGGAGAGGACTCTGATGTGAACATCCCTGTTCCTCCTCCACAGAACGCAAATGAAGAATG ggtggacTATGTTGATGCATTAGGACGCTCTCGAAGATGTCTGAAGAAAGACCTACCAGATTTTCAGAAAATGGACCAAGAACTCCAGAACAAGAG GGTGACAGGTGCTGACAGGACACTGTTATCTGATGACATGAGGAGAGAAATGCAGAGGgagcagtgggagagagaggaagaggagcagatGAAGAAACCTGTTGGACCTATTCACTATGAAAATATCAGAGAGCAAG AGGCCAGAGACCTAGGTGTTGGGTATTTTGCTTTTGCTCAGGACGAGGACCAACgaagaaaacagagagaaactCTAGACATGCTGAGAGACCAG ACCACAGATCAGCGCCACAAGCGTGAGCAACTGAAGGAGAAGCGTAAAGCTCTGCTTGAAGCTCGACTCGCTAaagtgaggatgaggaggatgaagaaAAGCAAGCTGGAGCCAGGGGATGAAGAAGAGG CTGCTGTTGATGATGTTGAgaatgatgaagatgatgatgaaggtttGGTTGGACCTCCAGCCCCTCCAACAATGCGGAAAGTGGAAGTAGAGATTCAAGAGAGAAAAGACACCAAACCTGGTGTTCCGCACGTAAGAGAGTGGGACAGAGGCAAAG AGTTCTCCTGGGGTCAGTGGACCAGTCATCGTAGAGAGGAGCGAGACTCTGAGTTTGCTCCTCCTTCTGCTTATTACGCAGATGACACAAGATCCAATCACAACAGAGCCACAGACAAAGGGCAGAGAAAAGGAAAACTTGCCTTCAATTGGTCTGAATCCCAAAAATCCACAGGAGGAGACACAGAGAACATATCTACCTCTAGTCAAGCTTCTGACATACCCACATATGCACAACCTTCTCAGCCACAAACTGCTCAAACACAGAGTCTGGACGATCTGTTATCTTTCTACAAACACTCCACATAA